The proteins below are encoded in one region of Megalops cyprinoides isolate fMegCyp1 chromosome 14, fMegCyp1.pri, whole genome shotgun sequence:
- the LOC118788979 gene encoding uncharacterized protein LOC118788979 gives MVVLTPTLPAATSKITRILWKHGNDKAAEWEEGDPAPDYYGIYKEKDRTKLNISTGVLTISILSNKCNGRYSVEINGQSIEKAYNLIVIDPVSKPIIESSCSDSICNLTCKGKGTENVWYEWTGSKKVEGDKLTVSAEDIEDILHCKFSNRLSSAQSDPVHVRDLFPSGLFQKKPGPAMPESQPLNRNAKPEDTSPQPNTTTDGND, from the exons ATGGTAGTGCTGACTCCCACACTGCCTGCAGCCACCTCCAAGATCACCAGGATCCTCTGGAAGCATGGAAATGATAAAGCAGCGGAGTGGGAAGAGGGGGATCCGGCACCAGATTATTATGGCATTTATAAAGAAAAGGACCGCACAAAGCTGAATATATCCACTGGGGTGCTGACCATTAGCATTTTAAGTAATAAATGCAATGGACGCTACTCCGTTGAAATCAATGGGCAGTCAATTGAAAAGGCATACAATCTAATTGTAATTG ATCCTGTTTCCAAGCCAATCATTGAATCCTCATGTTCTGACAGCATCTGCAATCTGACCTGTAAGGGGAAAGGCACCGAAAATGTATGGTATGAGTGGACAGGCAGCAAAAAGGTGGAAGGGGACAAGCTGACGGTTTCAGCTGAGGACATTGAGGATATCCTCCACTGTAAATTCAGCAACCGCCTGAGTTCAGCGCAGAGTGATCCTGTGCATGTGAGAGACTTGTTTCCGTCAG gATTGTTCCAGAAGAAACCAGGTCCAG cAATGCCTGAAAGCCAACCTCTGAACC